In the genome of Deltaproteobacteria bacterium, one region contains:
- a CDS encoding AAA family ATPase: MIPRDLSSKLRELSGQYPVVTLTGPRQSGKTTLVKAVFSDWRYVSLEEPDVREFALTDPRGFIGAYSENTIIDEAQRAPDLFSYIQTHVDEIGREEVYVLTGSFNFGLMEGISQSLAGRVAILELLPFSFSELERAERLPASIEELMYTGCYPRIYDKNLDPHEWCANYVTTYLERDVRQVKNIADLSIFQRFLKMCAARSGQILNLSALGDDCGITHNTAKSWLSVLEAGYIVYLLRPHHKNFNKRLIKSPKLYFFDTGLLSYLLDVSSSQVLMTHASRGHIFETWVVSEMIKGRTHRGLRENIYFWRDSTGHEIDCVIDQGDRLIPFEIKSGKTVSPDFFKGLRFWSKISKTDASKMYVVYAGSMDQIRNQGNVLSWRSFGNTIPPKI, translated from the coding sequence ATGATTCCAAGAGATCTTTCCTCAAAATTAAGAGAACTCTCCGGGCAGTATCCTGTCGTGACACTCACCGGCCCGAGACAATCAGGCAAAACAACACTTGTAAAAGCTGTTTTTTCTGACTGGAGATATGTTTCTCTTGAAGAGCCGGATGTCAGGGAGTTTGCCTTAACAGATCCCAGGGGATTCATTGGCGCCTATTCTGAAAATACAATTATAGATGAAGCGCAGCGTGCTCCAGATCTCTTTTCCTACATTCAAACTCATGTAGATGAAATTGGGAGAGAGGAGGTTTATGTCCTGACCGGTTCCTTCAATTTCGGTCTGATGGAAGGAATCAGTCAGTCTTTGGCAGGAAGGGTTGCCATCCTGGAGCTGCTTCCGTTTTCATTTTCTGAGCTGGAGCGGGCGGAAAGATTGCCGGCCTCAATAGAAGAGCTTATGTATACAGGGTGTTATCCAAGAATTTATGACAAGAACCTTGACCCCCATGAGTGGTGTGCAAATTATGTCACAACTTATCTTGAAAGGGATGTGAGGCAGGTAAAAAATATAGCAGATCTTTCTATTTTTCAACGCTTCCTCAAAATGTGTGCCGCGCGCTCAGGACAAATTCTGAATCTTTCAGCCCTCGGCGATGACTGCGGCATTACGCACAACACTGCAAAATCATGGCTGTCTGTTCTTGAGGCCGGATACATTGTCTACCTCTTAAGGCCGCATCACAAGAACTTCAATAAGCGTCTAATAAAGAGCCCAAAGCTATATTTTTTTGACACCGGCCTCCTCTCCTATCTTCTTGACGTGTCCTCTTCACAAGTCCTGATGACGCACGCGTCCAGAGGACATATTTTTGAGACATGGGTTGTCTCCGAGATGATAAAAGGCCGGACACATAGAGGATTAAGAGAAAATATCTACTTCTGGAGGGACAGCACTGGCCATGAAATCGATTGTGTTATCGATCAAGGGGATAGACTTATTCCTTTTGAAATAAAATCAGGGAAGACCGTTTCTCCGGATTTTTTTAAGGGACTTAGGTTCTGGTCAAAGATCTCCAAGACCGATGCAAGTAAAATGTATGTTGTCTATGCCGGTTCGATGGATCAGATAAGAAATCAGGGGAATGTCCTTAGCTGGAGGTCGTTTGGCAATACAATACCGCCTAAAATATGA
- a CDS encoding alpha/beta hydrolase, with protein MWQIFLQLLILITAIYAGLAAFLFFFQSRLIYFPAREIIATPDQIGLSYESVSFKAPDGVKLSGWFIPADSPRGVVIFCHGNAGNISHRLESVEIFHRLRLSTLIFDYRGYGASEGNPSEEGSYLDAKGAWNYLIEHKGLAPSDIILFGRSLGGAVAAWLARQYTPKTLIIESAFTSVPDLAGELYFYLPVKLLCRYKYNTLAAVKEVRCPVLIVHSQEDKVVPFSHGSRLFKAAREPKAFLEISGSHNEGFITSGDVYINGFKAFLDRVDRNTL; from the coding sequence ATGTGGCAGATTTTCCTGCAGTTATTAATCCTGATTACTGCTATTTATGCCGGCCTTGCCGCTTTCCTGTTTTTTTTCCAATCACGTCTCATTTATTTTCCCGCCAGAGAGATAATCGCAACACCTGATCAAATCGGCTTATCGTACGAATCAGTTTCCTTTAAGGCCCCGGATGGAGTCAAGCTCTCAGGCTGGTTTATTCCGGCCGACTCCCCAAGAGGTGTGGTCATATTCTGCCATGGTAATGCGGGTAATATCTCCCATCGTCTTGAGTCTGTAGAGATTTTCCATCGCCTTCGACTCAGCACCCTTATCTTTGACTATCGTGGTTATGGGGCGAGTGAAGGCAACCCTTCAGAAGAGGGTAGCTATCTCGATGCGAAAGGGGCCTGGAATTACTTGATTGAGCATAAGGGACTAGCCCCGTCTGACATTATCCTTTTCGGTCGGTCTCTTGGGGGCGCCGTGGCCGCATGGTTAGCCAGGCAATATACGCCCAAAACCCTTATCATAGAGTCTGCTTTTACTTCAGTTCCGGATTTGGCTGGAGAGCTTTATTTCTATCTGCCTGTAAAATTGCTTTGCAGATACAAGTACAATACCCTGGCCGCCGTCAAGGAAGTTCGATGTCCTGTTCTCATAGTCCATAGCCAAGAAGACAAGGTAGTTCCCTTTAGTCATGGGAGCAGGCTCTTCAAGGCCGCCAGAGAGCCCAAGGCCTTTCTTGAAATTTCAGGAAGCCACAATGAAGGATTTATTACCTCAGGTGATGTTTACATAAACGGGTTTAAGGCCTTTCTTGATCGAGTTGACAGGAATACACTTTAA